Proteins found in one Zea mays cultivar B73 chromosome 1, Zm-B73-REFERENCE-NAM-5.0, whole genome shotgun sequence genomic segment:
- the LOC100279949 gene encoding Probable serine/threonine-protein kinase PBL15-like translates to MTKAWRPMLASATKCCAAEDAAVAPDGLARCRPQQSELSRRLASFRRLSSLANSPASAAGTDKDGGSVKQAGEMAGPLQLHSFGLGELRGVTHDFASSFLLGEGGFGAVYKGFVDAGMRPGLAAQPVAVKQLNAAGFQGHREWLAEVIFLGQFRHSHLVRLLGYCCEDEERLLVYEFMPRGSLENHLFRRISATLPWGTRLKVAIGAAKGLAFLHAASTPVIYRDFKASNILLDSDFTAKLSDFGLAKMGPEGEDTHVTTRVMGTHGYAAPEYVQTGHLNVKSDVYSFGVVLLELLTGRRAMEHVRGRSAHADQQLKLVDWTRPYLSGGSRRLRCIMDQRLAGHYSVKGARAVAQLAVQCTAQQPRDRPRMVAVVDALDKLQGLKDMAVTVGLWPATAPVAGRNAISAKIRAEVKGAAGAGSRRRSASSKLP, encoded by the exons ATGACGAAGGCGTGGAGGCCGATGCTGGCGTCGGCCACCAAGTGCTGCGCGGCGGAGGACGCGGCGGTGGCCCCCGACGGCCTGGCGCGGTGCCGGCCGCAGCAGTCGGAGCTCTCGCGGCGGCTGGCGTCCTTCAGGCGCCTGTCGTCGCTGGCCAACAGCCCGGCGTCGGCGGCGGGCACGGACAAGGACGGCGGCAGCGTCAAGCAGGCCGGGGAGATGGCGGGCCCGCTGCAGCTGCACTCCTTCGGCCTAGGCGAGCTCCGCGGCGTCACGCACGACTTCGCCAGCAGCTTCCTGCTCGGAGAGGGCGGCTTCGGCGCCGTGTACAAGGGCTTCGTGGACGCCGGCATGCGCCCGGGCCTCGCCGCCCAGCCCGTCGCCGTAAAGCAGCTCAACGCCGCGGGCTTCCAGGGCCACCGGGAGTGGCTCGCCGAGGTCATCTTCCTGGGCCAGTTCCGCCACTCGCACCTCGTCCGCCTGCTGGGGTACTGCTGCGAGGACGAGGAGCGCCTGCTCGTCTACGAGTTCATGCCGCGCGGGAGCCTCGAGAACCACCTCTTCAGGA GGATCTCGGCGACGCTACCGTGGGGCACCCGGCTCAAGGTGGCCATCGGCGCCGCCAAGGGTCTGGCCTTCCTCCACGCCGCCAGCACGCCCGTCATCTACAGGGACTTCAAGGCCTCCAACATCCTGCTCGACTCG GACTTCACCGCCAAGCTGTCGGACTTCGGGCTGGCCAAGATGGGGCCCGAGGGCGAGGACACGCACGTGACGACGCGCGTGATGGGCACCCACGGCTACGCGGCGCCGGAGTACGTGCAGACGGGCCACCTGAACGTGAAGAGCGACGTGTACAGCTTCGGCGTCGTGCTCCTGGAGCTCCTCACGGGGCGGCGCGCCATGGAGCACGTCCGCGGGCGCAGCGCACACGCCGACCAGCAGCTGAAGCTCGTGGACTGGACCCGCCCCTACCTCAGCGGCGGCAGCCGCCGCCTGCGCTGCATCATGGACCAGAGGCTGGCGGGCCACTACTCCGTCAAGGGCGCGCGCGCCGTGGCGCAGCTGGCCGTGCAGTGCACCGCGCAGCAGCCGCGGGACAGGCCGCGCATGGTGGCCGTCGTCGACGCGCTCGACAAGCTGCAGGGGCTCAAGGACATGGCCGTCACCGTCGGCCTCTGGCCCGCCACCGCGCCCGTCGCCGGACGGAACGCCATCTCCGCCAAGATCCGCGCGGAGGTCAAGggcgccgccggcgcagggtcgcgccggaggagcgcgtcctCCAAGCTGCCTTAG
- the LOC100279949 gene encoding probable serine/threonine-protein kinase PBL15-like isoform X1 has translation MTKAWRPMLASATKCCAAEDAAVAPDGLARCRPQQSELSRRLASFRRLSSLANSPASAAGTDKDGGSVKQAGEMAGPLQLHSFGLGELRGVTHDFASSFLLGEGGFGAVYKGFVDAGMRPGLAAQPVAVKQLNAAGFQGHREWLAEVIFLGQFRHSHLVRLLGYCCEDEERLLVYEFMPRGSLENHLFRSRYPWPTPRSPIHRGALLTSCVHAGISATLPWGTRLKVAIGAAKGLAFLHAASTPVIYRDFKASNILLDSDFTAKLSDFGLAKMGPEGEDTHVTTRVMGTHGYAAPEYVQTGHLNVKSDVYSFGVVLLELLTGRRAMEHVRGRSAHADQQLKLVDWTRPYLSGGSRRLRCIMDQRLAGHYSVKGARAVAQLAVQCTAQQPRDRPRMVAVVDALDKLQGLKDMAVTVGLWPATAPVAGRNAISAKIRAEVKGAAGAGSRRRSASSKLP, from the exons ATGACGAAGGCGTGGAGGCCGATGCTGGCGTCGGCCACCAAGTGCTGCGCGGCGGAGGACGCGGCGGTGGCCCCCGACGGCCTGGCGCGGTGCCGGCCGCAGCAGTCGGAGCTCTCGCGGCGGCTGGCGTCCTTCAGGCGCCTGTCGTCGCTGGCCAACAGCCCGGCGTCGGCGGCGGGCACGGACAAGGACGGCGGCAGCGTCAAGCAGGCCGGGGAGATGGCGGGCCCGCTGCAGCTGCACTCCTTCGGCCTAGGCGAGCTCCGCGGCGTCACGCACGACTTCGCCAGCAGCTTCCTGCTCGGAGAGGGCGGCTTCGGCGCCGTGTACAAGGGCTTCGTGGACGCCGGCATGCGCCCGGGCCTCGCCGCCCAGCCCGTCGCCGTAAAGCAGCTCAACGCCGCGGGCTTCCAGGGCCACCGGGAGTGGCTCGCCGAGGTCATCTTCCTGGGCCAGTTCCGCCACTCGCACCTCGTCCGCCTGCTGGGGTACTGCTGCGAGGACGAGGAGCGCCTGCTCGTCTACGAGTTCATGCCGCGCGGGAGCCTCGAGAACCACCTCTTCAGGAGTAGGTATCCCTGGCCAACGCCTCGCTCTCCAATCCATCGAGGAGCCTTGCTCACCAGCTGTGTGCATGCAGGGATCTCGGCGACGCTACCGTGGGGCACCCGGCTCAAGGTGGCCATCGGCGCCGCCAAGGGTCTGGCCTTCCTCCACGCCGCCAGCACGCCCGTCATCTACAGGGACTTCAAGGCCTCCAACATCCTGCTCGACTCG GACTTCACCGCCAAGCTGTCGGACTTCGGGCTGGCCAAGATGGGGCCCGAGGGCGAGGACACGCACGTGACGACGCGCGTGATGGGCACCCACGGCTACGCGGCGCCGGAGTACGTGCAGACGGGCCACCTGAACGTGAAGAGCGACGTGTACAGCTTCGGCGTCGTGCTCCTGGAGCTCCTCACGGGGCGGCGCGCCATGGAGCACGTCCGCGGGCGCAGCGCACACGCCGACCAGCAGCTGAAGCTCGTGGACTGGACCCGCCCCTACCTCAGCGGCGGCAGCCGCCGCCTGCGCTGCATCATGGACCAGAGGCTGGCGGGCCACTACTCCGTCAAGGGCGCGCGCGCCGTGGCGCAGCTGGCCGTGCAGTGCACCGCGCAGCAGCCGCGGGACAGGCCGCGCATGGTGGCCGTCGTCGACGCGCTCGACAAGCTGCAGGGGCTCAAGGACATGGCCGTCACCGTCGGCCTCTGGCCCGCCACCGCGCCCGTCGCCGGACGGAACGCCATCTCCGCCAAGATCCGCGCGGAGGTCAAGggcgccgccggcgcagggtcgcgccggaggagcgcgtcctCCAAGCTGCCTTAG
- the LOC109943630 gene encoding zinc finger BED domain-containing protein RICESLEEPER 2-like, with translation MLRTSIAYKEAIQTYADADLNYKWEPTVEEWDLFVAIEPILASLAKVTTSLSASSYPTANLFYPHIVDVKIALKAAIGSTSFHLRKMGNAMMEKFNKYWEEKNNVMVIATILDPRYKMRYIEWCFGKIFDGDQVRFEIDDVRCELEKLYEDCELQYRERKAAQSKSSASSSLAIERICSLPSASCEFQSFLSSTEANPSKSELLIYLDETNVSLSDKEFDLLSWWKVNSHRFPVVSRMAKKFLTVPATSVSSESTFSTGGRTLDDYRSSLSPSMVEALVCSSSWIRGAHDGSTYVVPDEDDMETISFPKSFVESN, from the exons ATGTTGCGTACTAGTATAGCTTACAAAGAAGCTATTCAAACTTATGCTGATGCTGATTTGAACTATAAATGGGAACCTACAGTTGAGGAATGGGATTTATTTGTTGCAATTGAGCCAATTCTTGCCTCTCTAGCTAAAGTAACCACCTCATTATCAGCTTCTTCATATCCTACTGCAAATCTTTTCTATCCTCACATTGTGGATGTCAAGATTGCATTAAAGGCAGCAATAGGGTCCACTAGTTTTCATTTGAGAAAAATGGGTAATGCAATGATGGAGAAGTTCAACAAGTACTGGGAGGAAAAGAATAATGTTATGGTGATTGCTACAATTCTAGATCCAAGGTATAAGATGAGATATATCGAGTGGTGCTTTGGTAAGATCTTTGATGGTGACCAAGTTAGATTTGAGATAGATGATGTTCGATGTGAGTTGGAAAAGTTGTATGAAGATTGTGAGTTGCAATATAGAGAGAGAAAAGCTGCTCAAAGTAAATCTAGTGCTTCCTCCTCATTAGCAATTGAAAGAATTTGTAGTTTGCCTTCTGCATCATGTGAATTCCAATCATTTTTATCATCTACTGAAGCAAACCCATCAAAGAGTGAGTTGCTCATTTATTTGGATGAGACAAATGTGAGTCTATCGGATAAGGAGTTTGATTTGTTAAGCTGGTGGAAGGTCAATTCACATAGGTTTCCAGTTGTATCAAGGATGGCAAAGAAGTTTTTAACTGTTCCAGCAACATCCGTGTCTTCAGAATCTACTTTCAGTACTGGGGGTAGAACTTTAGATGACTATCGGAGTTCTCTAAGCCCTTCTATGGTGGAGGCATTGGTATGCTCCTCTAGCTGGATTAGAGGTGCACATGATGGAAGCACATATGTG GTACCTGATGAGGATGACATGGAGACTATTTCATTTCCAAAAAGCTTTGTGGAGAGCAACTAG